One Triticum dicoccoides isolate Atlit2015 ecotype Zavitan chromosome 4B, WEW_v2.0, whole genome shotgun sequence genomic window carries:
- the LOC119296026 gene encoding zinc finger BED domain-containing protein RICESLEEPER 1-like isoform X2 yields the protein MFDSCTPYRPVFHEYADSDMNYTWEPSHADWNMYSKVQPILTQFAEITKVLSGSVYPTASIFYPYIVTVKMEIVVACHSKDKHLSAMAYAMIDKFDKYWAEKNNVMVLATVLDPRWKMRFVGYCFRKIYGETKGCEEEAEVRKELYNLYDTYEAEYRQKNSATQNTGGTSLSMQSRASTTTVRPSGFRNYLQATATEASKSELLLYLDEANVDPEDTTFVLLDWWKVNAHRFPVISKMARRLLTIPATSVSSESTFSTGGRILDDYRSSLRPAMVEALVCASSFIRGSHQDNQPPIIVDEKEDVEFIPFPKSEVASS from the exons ATGTTTGATTCTTGTACTCCCTATAGGCCTGTTTTTCATGAATATGCAGACTCTGATATGAATTACACGTGGGAGCCTTCTCATGCAGATTGGAATATGTATTCCAAGGTGCAACCAATCTTGACGCAATTTGCTGAGATAACTAAGGTGTTATCAGGATCTGTATACCCTACTGCAAGTATCTTTTACCCTTATATAGTGACTGTCAAAATGGAGATAGTTGTTGCATGTCATTCTAAAGATAAGCATCTATCAGCTATGGCGTACGCAATGATAGATAAATTTGATAAGTATTGGGCGGAGAAAAACAATGTTATGGTTCTTGCTACTGTTTTAGATCCTAGGTGGAAGATGAGATTTGTTGGTTACTGTTTTAGAAAGATTTATGGTGAAACCAAGGGCTGTGAGGAGGAAGCTGAGGTTAGAAAGGAGTTGTACAACCTATATGACACTTATGAGGCTGAGTATCGCCAAAAGAATTCTGCTACTCAAAATACTGGAGGTACGTCTTTGAGTATGCAATCAAGGGCATCAACAACCACAGTACGACCAAGTGGTTTTCGGAACTATCTACAAGCAACAGCTACAGAAGCATCTAAATCAGAATTGCTCCTCTATTTGGATGAAGCAAATGTAGATCCCGAAGACACAACATTTGTGTTACTTGATTGGTGGAAGGTGAATGCTCATAGGTTCCCCGTTATATCCAAGATGGCACGTAGATTGTTGACTATACCCGCTACTAGTGTTTCTTCCGAGTCAACTTTCTCTACAGGAGGTAGAATCCTTGATGATTACCGGAGTTCTCTACGTCCAGCAATGGTCGAGGCATTAGTATGTGCCTCTAGCTTCATACGAGGTTCACACCAGGACAATCAACCACCAATAATAGTG GATGAGAAGGAGGATGTTGAATTCATACCATTTCCTAAGAGTGAGGTGGCAAGCTCTTGA
- the LOC119296026 gene encoding zinc finger BED domain-containing protein RICESLEEPER 1-like isoform X1 yields MFDSCTPYRPVFHEYADSDMNYTWEPSHADWNMYSKVQPILTQFAEITKVLSGSVYPTASIFYPYIVTVKMEIVVACHSKDKHLSAMAYAMIDKFDKYWAEKNNVMVLATVLDPRWKMRFVGYCFRKIYGETKGCEEEAEVRKELYNLYDTYEAEYRQKNSATQNTGGTSLSMQSRASTTTVRPSGFRNYLQATATEASKSELLLYLDEANVDPEDTTFVLLDWWKVNAHRFPVISKMARRLLTIPATSVSSESTFSTGGRILDDYRSSLRPAMVEALVCASSFIRGSHQDNQPPIIVVSLVINLSVTFHTNIVSNLHDIRCFHVQDEKEDVEFIPFPKSEVASS; encoded by the coding sequence ATGTTTGATTCTTGTACTCCCTATAGGCCTGTTTTTCATGAATATGCAGACTCTGATATGAATTACACGTGGGAGCCTTCTCATGCAGATTGGAATATGTATTCCAAGGTGCAACCAATCTTGACGCAATTTGCTGAGATAACTAAGGTGTTATCAGGATCTGTATACCCTACTGCAAGTATCTTTTACCCTTATATAGTGACTGTCAAAATGGAGATAGTTGTTGCATGTCATTCTAAAGATAAGCATCTATCAGCTATGGCGTACGCAATGATAGATAAATTTGATAAGTATTGGGCGGAGAAAAACAATGTTATGGTTCTTGCTACTGTTTTAGATCCTAGGTGGAAGATGAGATTTGTTGGTTACTGTTTTAGAAAGATTTATGGTGAAACCAAGGGCTGTGAGGAGGAAGCTGAGGTTAGAAAGGAGTTGTACAACCTATATGACACTTATGAGGCTGAGTATCGCCAAAAGAATTCTGCTACTCAAAATACTGGAGGTACGTCTTTGAGTATGCAATCAAGGGCATCAACAACCACAGTACGACCAAGTGGTTTTCGGAACTATCTACAAGCAACAGCTACAGAAGCATCTAAATCAGAATTGCTCCTCTATTTGGATGAAGCAAATGTAGATCCCGAAGACACAACATTTGTGTTACTTGATTGGTGGAAGGTGAATGCTCATAGGTTCCCCGTTATATCCAAGATGGCACGTAGATTGTTGACTATACCCGCTACTAGTGTTTCTTCCGAGTCAACTTTCTCTACAGGAGGTAGAATCCTTGATGATTACCGGAGTTCTCTACGTCCAGCAATGGTCGAGGCATTAGTATGTGCCTCTAGCTTCATACGAGGTTCACACCAGGACAATCAACCACCAATAATAGTGGTAAGTCTTGTTATCAATCTTTCTGTTACTTTCCATACAAATATTGTGTCTAACCTGCATGACATTCGTTGTTTCCATGTACAGGATGAGAAGGAGGATGTTGAATTCATACCATTTCCTAAGAGTGAGGTGGCAAGCTCTTGA